One genomic window of Polyangium aurulentum includes the following:
- a CDS encoding hydrolase, with translation MNKYHKLYTPEDSAVVFIDHQPQMTFGVANIDRATLINNVTLLAKVAKEFKIPAVITAVETESFSGYVWPQLLDVFPGQPVIERTSMNSWDDAGFRAAIEATGRKNILMTGLWTEVCVTWPTIEMLGAGYNIYVVEDCCGATSPAAHEASLSRMVQAGAVRVTTIPALLEWQRDWAKREHYNNLMGLLKQQAGAYGVGVEYAYTMVHHAPQTTASPQIVPKKGNH, from the coding sequence ATGAACAAGTACCACAAGCTTTACACGCCCGAAGACTCCGCCGTCGTCTTCATCGATCACCAGCCGCAGATGACCTTCGGCGTCGCCAACATCGACCGCGCGACGCTGATCAACAACGTGACGCTCCTCGCGAAGGTCGCGAAGGAGTTCAAGATCCCCGCCGTCATCACGGCCGTGGAGACCGAGTCCTTCAGCGGCTACGTGTGGCCTCAGCTCCTCGACGTCTTCCCCGGTCAGCCCGTCATCGAGCGCACCTCGATGAATTCGTGGGACGACGCCGGGTTCCGCGCGGCCATCGAGGCGACGGGCAGGAAGAACATCCTCATGACGGGCCTGTGGACCGAGGTCTGCGTCACCTGGCCGACCATCGAGATGCTCGGCGCCGGTTACAACATCTACGTCGTCGAGGATTGCTGCGGCGCCACCTCTCCCGCGGCGCATGAAGCGTCCCTTTCTCGCATGGTCCAGGCGGGCGCGGTGCGGGTCACGACGATCCCCGCGCTCCTCGAGTGGCAGCGCGACTGGGCGAAGCGCGAGCATTACAACAACCTCATGGGGCTGCTCAAGCAGCAGGCCGGCGCGTACGGCGTCGGGGTCGAGTACGCCTACACGATGGTGCACCACGCGCCGCAGACCACGGCTTCGCCGCAGATCGTTCCCAAGAAGGGCAATCACTGA